One segment of Apus apus isolate bApuApu2 chromosome 1, bApuApu2.pri.cur, whole genome shotgun sequence DNA contains the following:
- the IRS2 gene encoding insulin receptor substrate 2 isoform X1 produces MASPAVLGLLPPMSSPPGPNLNNNNNNNQGVRKCGYLRKQKHGHKRFFVLRGPGGGEEAGGARLEYYENEKKWRNKSGAPKRVIALDSCLNINKRADAKHKYLIALYTKDEYFAVAAENEQEQEGWYRALTDLLNEGKAACLGSPHRHLASPFSASCSAAAASLAAAGEDLNYGLITPASAAYREVWQVTLKPKGLGQTKNLTGVHRLCLSARTIGFVRLNCELPSVTLQLMNIRRCGHSDSFFFIEVGRSAATGPGELWMQADDSVVAQNIHETILEAMKALKELSEFRPRSKSQSSSSSSSGGAAGPGGSGASATHPITVPGRRHHHLVNLPPSQTGLLRRSRTDSLAAGTKCMPCRVRTASEGDGCRVGSAAGSPMSPGPVRTPLSRSHTLSSGGGRQTGKLLPVLAGGLQSSRSMSMPASHSPPSATSPISLSSSSGLGSEPAHPHHPQRPSSGSASVSGSPSDAGFMSFDEYGSSPGADLRPFSSSSTASNRSNTPESVAETPPVRDPGGGTDLYGYMAMERPPSGRLCYRPCPDAAADRGHRKRTYSLTTPSRQRPAPPQVSSASLDEYTLMRATFSGSAGRLFPSCHAGASPKVTYTPYPEDYGDIEIGSHRSSGSSSTNLGPPAGGGGGGGDDDGYMPMTPGVAAALGQGSRGGDDYMPMSPTSVSAPKQILQPRAGVGGGSPGNGSSYKTSSPGESSPDDSGYMRMWCGSKLSVESSDGRLSNGDYINMSPRDPQHGSQAPSLTPPDFFFAPSGHGSSEPPKPGCYSYSSLPRSYKSQGLAKDSDQYVFMNSPGRMIPEEGVCDVGQSPAGTFTPSSHTVPSPLRHSRTESFLSQRCQRVARPSRLSLEALRTVLPSMNEHPLPPEPKSPGEYINIDFGDAAVYSPPSLPADSPASSLGSGTGQRRSPLSDYMNIDFGSQSPSQSGTVSVGSLEALSPGSSSSTSQPDGRYLKAAVGVACSSSPSDGGDYTEMTFGMATTPPQPIVQKPESARVTSPTAGVKRLTLSGVEAFILSSPPPDPNRGAKVIRADPQGRRRHSSETFSSTTTVTPVSPSFAHNPKRHNSASVENVSLRKSEGLEEEQGSSPMCRETSAGFQNGLNYIAVDVVDGTLANCDKARLKARHVLNGGINGVEMSAYASIDFLSHNLKEASAVKGGEAVFSTTLLP; encoded by the exons ATGGCGAGCCCCGccgtgctggggctgctgccccccATGAGCTCCCCGCCCGGCCCCAacctgaacaacaacaacaacaacaaccaggGCGTGAGGAAGTGCGGGTACCTGCGCAAGCAGAAGCACGGCCACAAGCGCTTCTTCGTgctgcggggcccgggcggCGGGGAGGAGGCGGGGGGCGCCCGGCTGGAGTACTACGAGAACgagaagaaatggagaaacaAGTCCGGGGCGCCCAAGCGGGTGATCGCCCTGGACTCCTGCCTCAACATCAACAAGCGGGCGGACGCCAAGCACAAGTACCTAATCGCCCTCTACACCAAGGACGAGTACTTCGCCGTGGCGGCTGAGAAcgagcaggagcaggagggctggTACCGCGCTCTCACCGACCTGCTGAACGAGGGCAAGGCGGCCTGCCTGGGGTCCCCCCACCGCCACCTCGCCTCCcccttctctgcctcctgcagcgCGGCCGCCGCCTCCCTGGCCGCCGCCGGCGAGGACCTCAACTACGGGCTGATCACGCCGGCCTCCGCTGCCTACCGGGAGGTCTGGCAGGTGACGCTGAAGCCTAAGGGCTTGGGGCAGACCAAAAACCTCACCGGCGTCCACCGGCTCTGCCTCTCGGCCCGCACCATCGGGTTCGTGCGCCTCAACTGCGAGTTGCCCTCTGTCACGCTGCAGCTGATGAACATCCGCCGCTGCGGCCACTCCGACAGCTTCTTCTTCATCGAGGTGGGGCGCTCGGCGGCCACCGGCCCCGGTGAGCTCTGGATGCAGGCGGACGACTCGGTGGTGGCCCAGAACATCCACGAGACTATCCTGGAGGCCATGAAGGCGCTGAAGGAGCTGTCCGAGTTCCGGCCCCGCAGCAAGAGCCagtcctcatcctcctcctcctccgggGGGGCCGCTGggcccggcggcagcggcgcCTCCGCCACCCACCCCATCACCGTGCCCGGCCGCCGGCACCACCACCTGGTCAACCTGCCTCCCAGCCAGACCGGCCTCCTCCGCCGTTCCCGCACCGACAGCCTCGCCGCCGGCACCAAGTGCATGCCGTGCCGAGTGCGGACGGCCAGCGAAGGCGACGGCTGCCGGGTGGGCTCGGCAGCGGGCAGCCCTATGAGCCCGGGCCCCGTGCGGACCCCCCTCAGCCGCTCGCACACGCTTAGCAGCGGCGGGGGCCGGCAGACGGGGAAGCTGCTGCCGGTGCTGGCCGGCGGCCTGCAAAGCAGCCGTTCCATGTCCATGCCCGCCTCCCACTCGCCCccctctgccaccagccccatcagcctctcctccagcagcgGCCTCGGCTCCGAGCCTGCCCACCCGCATCACCCACAGCGCCCGTCCAGCGGCAGCGCCTCCGTCTCCGGCTCGCCTAGCGACGCCGGCTTCATGTCTTTCGACGAGTACGGCTCCAGCCCGGGCGCCGACCTGCggcccttctcctcctcatccaCCGCTAGCAACCGTAGCAACACCCCGGAGTCGGTGGCCGAGACCCCCCCGGTGCGGGACCCCGGGGGCGGCACCGACCTCTACGGCTACATGGCGATGGAGCGGCCCCCGAGCGGCCGCCTCTGCTACCGGCCTTGCCCCGACGCCGCTGCCGACCGGGGGCATCGGAAGCGGACCTACTCGCTGACCACCCCCAGCCGGCAGCGGCCTGCCCCGCCGCAGGTCTCCTCCGCTTCCCTCGACGAGTATACGCTGATGCGCGCCACCTTCTCCGGCAGCGCCGGCCgcctcttcccctcctgccacGCCGGGGCTTCCCCCAAAGTGACCTACACCCCCTACCCCGAGGATTACGGGGACATCGAGATCGGCTCCCACCGCAGCtccggcagcagcagcaccaaccTGGGGCCGCCGGcaggggggggaggaggagggggagatgATGACGGCTATATGCCCATGACCCCCGGCGTGGCCGCAGCCTTGGGGCAGGGAAGCCGGGGCGGCGATGACTACATGCCCATGAGCCCCACCAGCGTGTCCGCCCCCAAGCAGATCCTGCAGCCCCGGGCGGGGGTGGGTGGCGGGTCTCCCGGGAATGGGAGCAGCTACAAGACCAGTTCGCCCGGGGAGAGCTCCCCTGACGATAGCGGGTACATGCGGATGTGGTGTGGCTCCAAGCTGTCCGTGGAGAGCTCGGACGGGAGGCTGAGTAACGGCGACTATATCAATATGTCCCCTCGGGACCCCCAGCACGGGTCCCAGGCTCCCTCCCTTACGCCCCCGGACTTCTTTTTCGCCCCTTCAGGACACGGGTCCAGTGAGCCCCCCAAGCCGGGCTGCTATTCGTACAGCTCCTTACCCCGCTCCTACAAGAGCCAGGGCCTGGCAAAGGACAGCGACCAGTACGTCTTCATGAACTCCCCGGGGAGGATGATCCCGGAGGAAGGGGTGTGTGATGTGGGCCAGTCGCCTGCCGGCACCTTCACCCCCTCCAGCCACACGGTGCCTTCACCCCTGCGGCACAGCCGGACCGAGAGCTTCCTGAGCCAGCGGTGCCAGCGGGTGGCCCGGCCCAGCCGCCTCTCTTTGGAGGCCTTGCGGACAGTGCTGCCCAGCATGAACGAGCACCCTCTGCCGCCCGAGCCCAAGAGCCCCGGCGAATACATCAACATTGATTTCGGGGATGCTGCCGTCTACTCTCCCCCCTCGCTGCCTGCCGACAGCCCGGCCTCCTCCCTGGGCTCGGGCACGGGGCAGAGGCGCTCCCCTCTCTCAGACTATATGAACATTGACTTCGGGTCACAGTCGCCCTCCCAGTCAGGCACAGTCTCAGTGGGCTCCCTGGAAGCACTCTCTCCAGGCTCTtcctccagcaccagccagcCTGATGGTCGCTACCTGAAGGCAGCTGTGGGGGTAGCTTGTTCATCCAGCCCATCTGATGGTGGGGATTACACCGAGATGACCTTTGGCATGGCCACCACCCCACCCCAACCCATCGTTCAGAAACCAGAAAGTGCCCGGGTCACCAGCCCGACGGCTGGGGTGAAGAGGCTCACCCTCTCTGGGGTGGAGGCTTTCATTCTCTCCAGCCCTCCCCCAGACCCGAACCGGGGGGCCAAGGTCATCCGGGCTGATCCCCAGGGGCGCAGGAGGCACAGCTCGGAGACTTTCTCCTCCACCACCACTGTGACCCCAGTGTCCCCCTCCTTTGCACACAACCCCAAACGGCACAACTCGGCCTCAGTGGAGAATGTGTCCCTCAGGAAAAGCGAAGgcctggaggaggagcagggtaGCAGCCCCATGTGCCGGGAGACCTCGGCTGGCTTCCAGAATGGCCTCAACTACATTGCTGTTGACGTGGTGGATGGGACCCTGGCAAACTGTGACAAAGCCAGGTTGAAAGCCAGGCATGTCCTGAACGGGGGCATCAATGGAGTGGAGATGAGCGCCTATGCCAGCATAGACTTTCTGTCTCACAACCTGAAAGAAGCAAGTGCTGTGAAAG GAGGCGAGGCTGTCTTCTCCACTACCCTGCTGCCGTGA
- the IRS2 gene encoding insulin receptor substrate 2 isoform X2, translating into MASPAVLGLLPPMSSPPGPNLNNNNNNNQGVRKCGYLRKQKHGHKRFFVLRGPGGGEEAGGARLEYYENEKKWRNKSGAPKRVIALDSCLNINKRADAKHKYLIALYTKDEYFAVAAENEQEQEGWYRALTDLLNEGKAACLGSPHRHLASPFSASCSAAAASLAAAGEDLNYGLITPASAAYREVWQVTLKPKGLGQTKNLTGVHRLCLSARTIGFVRLNCELPSVTLQLMNIRRCGHSDSFFFIEVGRSAATGPGELWMQADDSVVAQNIHETILEAMKALKELSEFRPRSKSQSSSSSSSGGAAGPGGSGASATHPITVPGRRHHHLVNLPPSQTGLLRRSRTDSLAAGTKCMPCRVRTASEGDGCRVGSAAGSPMSPGPVRTPLSRSHTLSSGGGRQTGKLLPVLAGGLQSSRSMSMPASHSPPSATSPISLSSSSGLGSEPAHPHHPQRPSSGSASVSGSPSDAGFMSFDEYGSSPGADLRPFSSSSTASNRSNTPESVAETPPVRDPGGGTDLYGYMAMERPPSGRLCYRPCPDAAADRGHRKRTYSLTTPSRQRPAPPQVSSASLDEYTLMRATFSGSAGRLFPSCHAGASPKVTYTPYPEDYGDIEIGSHRSSGSSSTNLGPPAGGGGGGGDDDGYMPMTPGVAAALGQGSRGGDDYMPMSPTSVSAPKQILQPRAGVGGGSPGNGSSYKTSSPGESSPDDSGYMRMWCGSKLSVESSDGRLSNGDYINMSPRDPQHGSQAPSLTPPDFFFAPSGHGSSEPPKPGCYSYSSLPRSYKSQGLAKDSDQYVFMNSPGRMIPEEGVCDVGQSPAGTFTPSSHTVPSPLRHSRTESFLSQRCQRVARPSRLSLEALRTVLPSMNEHPLPPEPKSPGEYINIDFGDAAVYSPPSLPADSPASSLGSGTGQRRSPLSDYMNIDFGSQSPSQSGTVSVGSLEALSPGSSSSTSQPDGRYLKAAVGVACSSSPSDGGDYTEMTFGMATTPPQPIVQKPESARVTSPTAGVKRLTLSGVEAFILSSPPPDPNRGAKVIRADPQGRRRHSSETFSSTTTVTPVSPSFAHNPKRHNSASVENVSLRKSEGLEEEQGSSPMCRETSAGFQNGLNYIAVDVVDGTLANCDKARLKARHVLNGGINGVEMSAYASIDFLSHNLKEASAVKGSTGRWKR; encoded by the exons ATGGCGAGCCCCGccgtgctggggctgctgccccccATGAGCTCCCCGCCCGGCCCCAacctgaacaacaacaacaacaacaaccaggGCGTGAGGAAGTGCGGGTACCTGCGCAAGCAGAAGCACGGCCACAAGCGCTTCTTCGTgctgcggggcccgggcggCGGGGAGGAGGCGGGGGGCGCCCGGCTGGAGTACTACGAGAACgagaagaaatggagaaacaAGTCCGGGGCGCCCAAGCGGGTGATCGCCCTGGACTCCTGCCTCAACATCAACAAGCGGGCGGACGCCAAGCACAAGTACCTAATCGCCCTCTACACCAAGGACGAGTACTTCGCCGTGGCGGCTGAGAAcgagcaggagcaggagggctggTACCGCGCTCTCACCGACCTGCTGAACGAGGGCAAGGCGGCCTGCCTGGGGTCCCCCCACCGCCACCTCGCCTCCcccttctctgcctcctgcagcgCGGCCGCCGCCTCCCTGGCCGCCGCCGGCGAGGACCTCAACTACGGGCTGATCACGCCGGCCTCCGCTGCCTACCGGGAGGTCTGGCAGGTGACGCTGAAGCCTAAGGGCTTGGGGCAGACCAAAAACCTCACCGGCGTCCACCGGCTCTGCCTCTCGGCCCGCACCATCGGGTTCGTGCGCCTCAACTGCGAGTTGCCCTCTGTCACGCTGCAGCTGATGAACATCCGCCGCTGCGGCCACTCCGACAGCTTCTTCTTCATCGAGGTGGGGCGCTCGGCGGCCACCGGCCCCGGTGAGCTCTGGATGCAGGCGGACGACTCGGTGGTGGCCCAGAACATCCACGAGACTATCCTGGAGGCCATGAAGGCGCTGAAGGAGCTGTCCGAGTTCCGGCCCCGCAGCAAGAGCCagtcctcatcctcctcctcctccgggGGGGCCGCTGggcccggcggcagcggcgcCTCCGCCACCCACCCCATCACCGTGCCCGGCCGCCGGCACCACCACCTGGTCAACCTGCCTCCCAGCCAGACCGGCCTCCTCCGCCGTTCCCGCACCGACAGCCTCGCCGCCGGCACCAAGTGCATGCCGTGCCGAGTGCGGACGGCCAGCGAAGGCGACGGCTGCCGGGTGGGCTCGGCAGCGGGCAGCCCTATGAGCCCGGGCCCCGTGCGGACCCCCCTCAGCCGCTCGCACACGCTTAGCAGCGGCGGGGGCCGGCAGACGGGGAAGCTGCTGCCGGTGCTGGCCGGCGGCCTGCAAAGCAGCCGTTCCATGTCCATGCCCGCCTCCCACTCGCCCccctctgccaccagccccatcagcctctcctccagcagcgGCCTCGGCTCCGAGCCTGCCCACCCGCATCACCCACAGCGCCCGTCCAGCGGCAGCGCCTCCGTCTCCGGCTCGCCTAGCGACGCCGGCTTCATGTCTTTCGACGAGTACGGCTCCAGCCCGGGCGCCGACCTGCggcccttctcctcctcatccaCCGCTAGCAACCGTAGCAACACCCCGGAGTCGGTGGCCGAGACCCCCCCGGTGCGGGACCCCGGGGGCGGCACCGACCTCTACGGCTACATGGCGATGGAGCGGCCCCCGAGCGGCCGCCTCTGCTACCGGCCTTGCCCCGACGCCGCTGCCGACCGGGGGCATCGGAAGCGGACCTACTCGCTGACCACCCCCAGCCGGCAGCGGCCTGCCCCGCCGCAGGTCTCCTCCGCTTCCCTCGACGAGTATACGCTGATGCGCGCCACCTTCTCCGGCAGCGCCGGCCgcctcttcccctcctgccacGCCGGGGCTTCCCCCAAAGTGACCTACACCCCCTACCCCGAGGATTACGGGGACATCGAGATCGGCTCCCACCGCAGCtccggcagcagcagcaccaaccTGGGGCCGCCGGcaggggggggaggaggagggggagatgATGACGGCTATATGCCCATGACCCCCGGCGTGGCCGCAGCCTTGGGGCAGGGAAGCCGGGGCGGCGATGACTACATGCCCATGAGCCCCACCAGCGTGTCCGCCCCCAAGCAGATCCTGCAGCCCCGGGCGGGGGTGGGTGGCGGGTCTCCCGGGAATGGGAGCAGCTACAAGACCAGTTCGCCCGGGGAGAGCTCCCCTGACGATAGCGGGTACATGCGGATGTGGTGTGGCTCCAAGCTGTCCGTGGAGAGCTCGGACGGGAGGCTGAGTAACGGCGACTATATCAATATGTCCCCTCGGGACCCCCAGCACGGGTCCCAGGCTCCCTCCCTTACGCCCCCGGACTTCTTTTTCGCCCCTTCAGGACACGGGTCCAGTGAGCCCCCCAAGCCGGGCTGCTATTCGTACAGCTCCTTACCCCGCTCCTACAAGAGCCAGGGCCTGGCAAAGGACAGCGACCAGTACGTCTTCATGAACTCCCCGGGGAGGATGATCCCGGAGGAAGGGGTGTGTGATGTGGGCCAGTCGCCTGCCGGCACCTTCACCCCCTCCAGCCACACGGTGCCTTCACCCCTGCGGCACAGCCGGACCGAGAGCTTCCTGAGCCAGCGGTGCCAGCGGGTGGCCCGGCCCAGCCGCCTCTCTTTGGAGGCCTTGCGGACAGTGCTGCCCAGCATGAACGAGCACCCTCTGCCGCCCGAGCCCAAGAGCCCCGGCGAATACATCAACATTGATTTCGGGGATGCTGCCGTCTACTCTCCCCCCTCGCTGCCTGCCGACAGCCCGGCCTCCTCCCTGGGCTCGGGCACGGGGCAGAGGCGCTCCCCTCTCTCAGACTATATGAACATTGACTTCGGGTCACAGTCGCCCTCCCAGTCAGGCACAGTCTCAGTGGGCTCCCTGGAAGCACTCTCTCCAGGCTCTtcctccagcaccagccagcCTGATGGTCGCTACCTGAAGGCAGCTGTGGGGGTAGCTTGTTCATCCAGCCCATCTGATGGTGGGGATTACACCGAGATGACCTTTGGCATGGCCACCACCCCACCCCAACCCATCGTTCAGAAACCAGAAAGTGCCCGGGTCACCAGCCCGACGGCTGGGGTGAAGAGGCTCACCCTCTCTGGGGTGGAGGCTTTCATTCTCTCCAGCCCTCCCCCAGACCCGAACCGGGGGGCCAAGGTCATCCGGGCTGATCCCCAGGGGCGCAGGAGGCACAGCTCGGAGACTTTCTCCTCCACCACCACTGTGACCCCAGTGTCCCCCTCCTTTGCACACAACCCCAAACGGCACAACTCGGCCTCAGTGGAGAATGTGTCCCTCAGGAAAAGCGAAGgcctggaggaggagcagggtaGCAGCCCCATGTGCCGGGAGACCTCGGCTGGCTTCCAGAATGGCCTCAACTACATTGCTGTTGACGTGGTGGATGGGACCCTGGCAAACTGTGACAAAGCCAGGTTGAAAGCCAGGCATGTCCTGAACGGGGGCATCAATGGAGTGGAGATGAGCGCCTATGCCAGCATAGACTTTCTGTCTCACAACCTGAAAGAAGCAAGTGCTGTGAAAG GAAGTACAGGAAGATGGAAAAGATGA
- the IRS2 gene encoding insulin receptor substrate 2 isoform X3: protein MASPAVLGLLPPMSSPPGPNLNNNNNNNQGVRKCGYLRKQKHGHKRFFVLRGPGGGEEAGGARLEYYENEKKWRNKSGAPKRVIALDSCLNINKRADAKHKYLIALYTKDEYFAVAAENEQEQEGWYRALTDLLNEGKAACLGSPHRHLASPFSASCSAAAASLAAAGEDLNYGLITPASAAYREVWQVTLKPKGLGQTKNLTGVHRLCLSARTIGFVRLNCELPSVTLQLMNIRRCGHSDSFFFIEVGRSAATGPGELWMQADDSVVAQNIHETILEAMKALKELSEFRPRSKSQSSSSSSSGGAAGPGGSGASATHPITVPGRRHHHLVNLPPSQTGLLRRSRTDSLAAGTKCMPCRVRTASEGDGCRVGSAAGSPMSPGPVRTPLSRSHTLSSGGGRQTGKLLPVLAGGLQSSRSMSMPASHSPPSATSPISLSSSSGLGSEPAHPHHPQRPSSGSASVSGSPSDAGFMSFDEYGSSPGADLRPFSSSSTASNRSNTPESVAETPPVRDPGGGTDLYGYMAMERPPSGRLCYRPCPDAAADRGHRKRTYSLTTPSRQRPAPPQVSSASLDEYTLMRATFSGSAGRLFPSCHAGASPKVTYTPYPEDYGDIEIGSHRSSGSSSTNLGPPAGGGGGGGDDDGYMPMTPGVAAALGQGSRGGDDYMPMSPTSVSAPKQILQPRAGVGGGSPGNGSSYKTSSPGESSPDDSGYMRMWCGSKLSVESSDGRLSNGDYINMSPRDPQHGSQAPSLTPPDFFFAPSGHGSSEPPKPGCYSYSSLPRSYKSQGLAKDSDQYVFMNSPGRMIPEEGVCDVGQSPAGTFTPSSHTVPSPLRHSRTESFLSQRCQRVARPSRLSLEALRTVLPSMNEHPLPPEPKSPGEYINIDFGDAAVYSPPSLPADSPASSLGSGTGQRRSPLSDYMNIDFGSQSPSQSGTVSVGSLEALSPGSSSSTSQPDGRYLKAAVGVACSSSPSDGGDYTEMTFGMATTPPQPIVQKPESARVTSPTAGVKRLTLSGVEAFILSSPPPDPNRGAKVIRADPQGRRRHSSETFSSTTTVTPVSPSFAHNPKRHNSASVENVSLRKSEGLEEEQGSSPMCRETSAGFQNGLNYIAVDVVDGTLANCDKARLKARHVLNGGINGVEMSAYASIDFLSHNLKEASAVKE, encoded by the coding sequence ATGGCGAGCCCCGccgtgctggggctgctgccccccATGAGCTCCCCGCCCGGCCCCAacctgaacaacaacaacaacaacaaccaggGCGTGAGGAAGTGCGGGTACCTGCGCAAGCAGAAGCACGGCCACAAGCGCTTCTTCGTgctgcggggcccgggcggCGGGGAGGAGGCGGGGGGCGCCCGGCTGGAGTACTACGAGAACgagaagaaatggagaaacaAGTCCGGGGCGCCCAAGCGGGTGATCGCCCTGGACTCCTGCCTCAACATCAACAAGCGGGCGGACGCCAAGCACAAGTACCTAATCGCCCTCTACACCAAGGACGAGTACTTCGCCGTGGCGGCTGAGAAcgagcaggagcaggagggctggTACCGCGCTCTCACCGACCTGCTGAACGAGGGCAAGGCGGCCTGCCTGGGGTCCCCCCACCGCCACCTCGCCTCCcccttctctgcctcctgcagcgCGGCCGCCGCCTCCCTGGCCGCCGCCGGCGAGGACCTCAACTACGGGCTGATCACGCCGGCCTCCGCTGCCTACCGGGAGGTCTGGCAGGTGACGCTGAAGCCTAAGGGCTTGGGGCAGACCAAAAACCTCACCGGCGTCCACCGGCTCTGCCTCTCGGCCCGCACCATCGGGTTCGTGCGCCTCAACTGCGAGTTGCCCTCTGTCACGCTGCAGCTGATGAACATCCGCCGCTGCGGCCACTCCGACAGCTTCTTCTTCATCGAGGTGGGGCGCTCGGCGGCCACCGGCCCCGGTGAGCTCTGGATGCAGGCGGACGACTCGGTGGTGGCCCAGAACATCCACGAGACTATCCTGGAGGCCATGAAGGCGCTGAAGGAGCTGTCCGAGTTCCGGCCCCGCAGCAAGAGCCagtcctcatcctcctcctcctccgggGGGGCCGCTGggcccggcggcagcggcgcCTCCGCCACCCACCCCATCACCGTGCCCGGCCGCCGGCACCACCACCTGGTCAACCTGCCTCCCAGCCAGACCGGCCTCCTCCGCCGTTCCCGCACCGACAGCCTCGCCGCCGGCACCAAGTGCATGCCGTGCCGAGTGCGGACGGCCAGCGAAGGCGACGGCTGCCGGGTGGGCTCGGCAGCGGGCAGCCCTATGAGCCCGGGCCCCGTGCGGACCCCCCTCAGCCGCTCGCACACGCTTAGCAGCGGCGGGGGCCGGCAGACGGGGAAGCTGCTGCCGGTGCTGGCCGGCGGCCTGCAAAGCAGCCGTTCCATGTCCATGCCCGCCTCCCACTCGCCCccctctgccaccagccccatcagcctctcctccagcagcgGCCTCGGCTCCGAGCCTGCCCACCCGCATCACCCACAGCGCCCGTCCAGCGGCAGCGCCTCCGTCTCCGGCTCGCCTAGCGACGCCGGCTTCATGTCTTTCGACGAGTACGGCTCCAGCCCGGGCGCCGACCTGCggcccttctcctcctcatccaCCGCTAGCAACCGTAGCAACACCCCGGAGTCGGTGGCCGAGACCCCCCCGGTGCGGGACCCCGGGGGCGGCACCGACCTCTACGGCTACATGGCGATGGAGCGGCCCCCGAGCGGCCGCCTCTGCTACCGGCCTTGCCCCGACGCCGCTGCCGACCGGGGGCATCGGAAGCGGACCTACTCGCTGACCACCCCCAGCCGGCAGCGGCCTGCCCCGCCGCAGGTCTCCTCCGCTTCCCTCGACGAGTATACGCTGATGCGCGCCACCTTCTCCGGCAGCGCCGGCCgcctcttcccctcctgccacGCCGGGGCTTCCCCCAAAGTGACCTACACCCCCTACCCCGAGGATTACGGGGACATCGAGATCGGCTCCCACCGCAGCtccggcagcagcagcaccaaccTGGGGCCGCCGGcaggggggggaggaggagggggagatgATGACGGCTATATGCCCATGACCCCCGGCGTGGCCGCAGCCTTGGGGCAGGGAAGCCGGGGCGGCGATGACTACATGCCCATGAGCCCCACCAGCGTGTCCGCCCCCAAGCAGATCCTGCAGCCCCGGGCGGGGGTGGGTGGCGGGTCTCCCGGGAATGGGAGCAGCTACAAGACCAGTTCGCCCGGGGAGAGCTCCCCTGACGATAGCGGGTACATGCGGATGTGGTGTGGCTCCAAGCTGTCCGTGGAGAGCTCGGACGGGAGGCTGAGTAACGGCGACTATATCAATATGTCCCCTCGGGACCCCCAGCACGGGTCCCAGGCTCCCTCCCTTACGCCCCCGGACTTCTTTTTCGCCCCTTCAGGACACGGGTCCAGTGAGCCCCCCAAGCCGGGCTGCTATTCGTACAGCTCCTTACCCCGCTCCTACAAGAGCCAGGGCCTGGCAAAGGACAGCGACCAGTACGTCTTCATGAACTCCCCGGGGAGGATGATCCCGGAGGAAGGGGTGTGTGATGTGGGCCAGTCGCCTGCCGGCACCTTCACCCCCTCCAGCCACACGGTGCCTTCACCCCTGCGGCACAGCCGGACCGAGAGCTTCCTGAGCCAGCGGTGCCAGCGGGTGGCCCGGCCCAGCCGCCTCTCTTTGGAGGCCTTGCGGACAGTGCTGCCCAGCATGAACGAGCACCCTCTGCCGCCCGAGCCCAAGAGCCCCGGCGAATACATCAACATTGATTTCGGGGATGCTGCCGTCTACTCTCCCCCCTCGCTGCCTGCCGACAGCCCGGCCTCCTCCCTGGGCTCGGGCACGGGGCAGAGGCGCTCCCCTCTCTCAGACTATATGAACATTGACTTCGGGTCACAGTCGCCCTCCCAGTCAGGCACAGTCTCAGTGGGCTCCCTGGAAGCACTCTCTCCAGGCTCTtcctccagcaccagccagcCTGATGGTCGCTACCTGAAGGCAGCTGTGGGGGTAGCTTGTTCATCCAGCCCATCTGATGGTGGGGATTACACCGAGATGACCTTTGGCATGGCCACCACCCCACCCCAACCCATCGTTCAGAAACCAGAAAGTGCCCGGGTCACCAGCCCGACGGCTGGGGTGAAGAGGCTCACCCTCTCTGGGGTGGAGGCTTTCATTCTCTCCAGCCCTCCCCCAGACCCGAACCGGGGGGCCAAGGTCATCCGGGCTGATCCCCAGGGGCGCAGGAGGCACAGCTCGGAGACTTTCTCCTCCACCACCACTGTGACCCCAGTGTCCCCCTCCTTTGCACACAACCCCAAACGGCACAACTCGGCCTCAGTGGAGAATGTGTCCCTCAGGAAAAGCGAAGgcctggaggaggagcagggtaGCAGCCCCATGTGCCGGGAGACCTCGGCTGGCTTCCAGAATGGCCTCAACTACATTGCTGTTGACGTGGTGGATGGGACCCTGGCAAACTGTGACAAAGCCAGGTTGAAAGCCAGGCATGTCCTGAACGGGGGCATCAATGGAGTGGAGATGAGCGCCTATGCCAGCATAGACTTTCTGTCTCACAACCTGAAAGAAGCAAGTGCTGTGAAAG